From the Solea solea chromosome 7, fSolSol10.1, whole genome shotgun sequence genome, the window GACTGGGTTCATCGCGGCTCCTTCAGAGTAGAGGAACAGTTAGTAAAAGGAGCAGAAGTTAACCTTTGTACTAAAACTCAGTCGTCATTACTCGACGGAGCTTCAGCAACGGACATTTAAAACGTTTAAAATCAAGAGCCCTCGGCCTTCCTGTTGATGTTGGTGAACCACAGACTACACGACGATCAGTGAAAGCTTCATCATGTAACTTCTGTTCTCGAGTGTTTGTCAAAGGTTCTCAAGCTCAGACACATGTGCTGTGTGCAAGTGTTTGATTCCCACCACACAAAAGTGCCTTAACTTATGTGtacattatttacagtgtttaaaatgagagagagaatagaATTTGCTTCTGCTTTATATAAGAGTTTTGATACAGACTGTTTGGTAACGAGTATTAAAGTCAAACTTCCAGTACAAGAAGGCACATGACCTCAGAGGTCCACCAGGACCAAAAGCTGCTGCCGCTGATACAAGCTGCTTTAACAGTCACTCGTCGTTCAttagtgaatgtttgtgtacCGGGGAACATCTGGCTCCATCGCCTGTTCACGAGGTCCTCAGAGGCGCTGTAGAGACTTTCCTGAGGAACCCACTTCCCTGAATGTTCTGAGAGCTTCCTGAAGGGAGGGGCGGAGATGGAGTGATGGCACACGGTGGGCATGTGTGGCAGGACTGGCTTAgaagaggaggcggagtcaggcTGGTGCAGAGAGAAGGCCGTGCGAGGTGTGGAACTCTGTTGCCTCTGAGATATTGAACCCAGTGCACTCAGAACCGTGTTGAGCTGGCCTGAGATCTGCTGCAGGGACTCTGCCAACTGCTGGACTTTGGCTGGAACTGCAGAATGACCCTCTGAAGACGGGGCAATGTGGGACAAGATGAGATCACATTTGTGAAGTCGAGTCAAGTATCAAACAAAAGCAACGTAGTGTGTGAGCGGCATGTGTTACTTGTTTTGATGTGTGGGTCTGCAGAGCTGCTGAGGTCTGAGTCCAGAACATCAAAGGTCACCTTCCTCAGCGGAGACAGATCCTCAGACAGAGGCTGGACACACGAGACACAAGAGCATGAAACACAGGAGCGAccagcggagccgggaatcaaacgcACAACCTTCAAATCAAACACCACtcgctccaccactgagctaccgttgcCCCAgggcaggggtctgcaaccATGAGGCTCTCTGGcccctcattttattttatttttggtatAAATggcaatgaaatgtcaacagttttctttttgtaaatttCATAAATGCGACAAActgtatttctttaaatatagcatataaatatgtataaaataaactttatacatgatattatcttcattttaaggGTCAAACGGCTCCAAATGAATGTTATTGTGGTGAAGAAGTGACAGAATGGCTCTAAAGGGTGCAGACTACTGTTACACGTCTGTCCAGGATGTTCTGCTGGCAGGTGGAGGATGGACCTGCAGTTGGGAGGCTGGTAAACGAGTGTGCACAGCTTTACTTTCAGAGAGttgctcatacacacacatctggaTATTTCTCTGTGTAAACACTTGAAGTCTTTTAAGAAGAAAGTTGCATCATCACTCTAACACGATGACGAAAATGAAAACGTGATGCAGTTTACTATGAGCCTGCTGCTCGTTAACGAACCTCTTCAGCTATGGAGATGTCCAGCTGCTGAAGATGCTCCTCTGTCCTCCGCAGGAGCGTGTTCCCTTTCTGAACGATCCGCTCCAGCTCAGACACATTTCTGGcttcctgagagagagagagagaaaagcaacGAGCCAGAATTTGATTCAGATTCACAGATCACGCCAATTATCACAGTGCACGGCGTGATTGAAGCTCCTCCTACCTGCAGGAAGTGAAGGATCTCCTCCGTCACGCTGCCTTCATGGTTGAGGTCCTGAGAAGAGCTGGTCTGAGTCTCCAGCAGCTGATTGCTCTTCCTCTCCTTGAAGACTTTGGTTTTGTGGATGGAGGCTCCAGACGAAGAGCTGTAGATCAGAACATGGACACGTGCACAGTGTTCTGAAGCCTCTTAAACACAGCGATGAAGAGTCGGCAGGATGTTGTGACGTTATCAACTCAATGTGTGGCATGATGAgcgtgttgtgttgtggacTTACTCGTCCATGCTCTGGCTGTCAGGTCCAGAGGGGACAGGGGGATCAGCCAAGCCTCCTCTCTTGTCAGTGGACGGCCCAGGTGCCGCGGGTTTGTCTCCTCTCACTTTGTCTGACTGAGGTTCTCGTGTGAGGGAGACACTTCCTTCTTCATGTTCCAACTCACTGGACAGACAGATTTACTCAGTTACTGACTGTGGTTCACAAAATACCatcatttgatttgataaaaacttaaagaagaaaataactTAGAGTTGAGCTCTAACTCCAGGACAGTAGCAGCAGAGCAGTGTGATGTAAACTCTGTTTCCCTATATTTATGCATCATTAATATAACtgcactcacacaataatgattACGGCTGATACACTTGCTTCTGAAGATGAATATTCAAATGCTTTTAAAGAACAAAGTAATAAAGTGAAGTGTTTCTTCAGTGTACCTGAGTCTGCAGCTCAGAGAGTGGTGTTTCTCCTGCAGCAGGTGAACCTCCCTCTGTAGTTTCTCCTGCTCGTCCTTGGCTCTCCTGCTCTCGTCTCTGGCTttgttcctctcctctctcagtcgctcctccacctccttggccttgctcctctcctccctgGCTCTCTGAGCAGATTCTTGTGCGTGATGTTTCTCTGTTCTCGTCCTCTCCAGCTCTTCTCTCAGCTGGTCTCTCTCCTGGATCAGCCGAGGTACGGCCTACAAACACATAAAGAATAGATTGATGCTGGAGATGGAGGCGTGGGGAAGTGCGATGCATGTCCTGCTCGtctacctcctcctctttctcgcCAAACATCTTCTTCCTTTTGTTCAGATCGGCCACCTGATGAGAGACGCACGTGTTTAAGGTGGGAGGAGCTGTGATTCCTGTATTTTCTGCACAAACAGTCATTTCTACAACACCTTGTTTTGCAGCATCGCCTCCAGACTCTTCAGCTCTTCAGCTCTCAGCTCCAGCTGATCTGCCAGAGCCTGCAGTTCAGACTCCTACAGGGAAGAAGAGCAGAAGATGAAGATTTGTCTTTCTCCTCGCTCGTCTTCCTTTGTGACAGTGCTGGCAGTGTGGGTGCAGCGTGGACTTGATCCGCTCAAACTTTATCTCCCGATTCACAACATGTGTTGTCACCTGTTCTATTTCCACAGCCAGAAGCTCAAGAGTTTGGATGTGTAATGTAATTAATGATACTTTAGAAACATATGGAACAAAATAATTTATAATCATATTATCCAACTATCTCAGAATGTGAAAATACAACAGTAACCCTATTTCCTCTAAGCCCAATCTAAACTTATAGAAACTATTAGAGCTAAAACGATGAATTACTAAACTAaccgacaactattttgataatcatttaatcggttcaaagcttttttcatgattaaaacatgatttgtttttgtttaagcttcttaaatgtgagtattttcttcatttctttgctctggagaacaaagaaatcattaaaagtgaatcattttgacatttgagaacatcatcatttccacatcaacattttttaaggttatctgagattttatggaccaaacgatgaatcaagaaaataatcgacagattaatcgattatgaaaataatcattagttgcagctctagaaacTAATGaacttacatttaaaaacagcttcACACTAAATCCATCATGTCATGAACACAATCATGACATTAAATTGAATGAAAGAACTTTTAAATGAGTAAATGGATCAGTGGACTTTCCACTTTATTACTGATAATAAAATGAAGTGAAGGGTCATTAGACTGACGTGCTGTGAGAGCCAGCTGAAGACCGGCATGATCGCGGTCTGCACAGATTTCATTTGTGTTATTGAAGGTTGTTTGTCAGTGTTCTGACCTTATTCAGGTAATTCTCCCTGATGTTGTTAATCTCTCTCAGATGTTctttcctcagctcctccaaCTTCCTCTCATGATCACGCTGCACCTCCTCCCGCACTCCCTGCAGCAAATCAGCCAGCTGCAGCAACAGAGAGGAGTCAGCTGACAACACTGACGCTTCAGACACAatcgtgcgtgtgtgtgtgtgtgtgtgtgtgtgtgtctgtctgtcctctcacatCTCGATGGTAGTCTGCCAGGTGCTGTTCAGGGCGTGGACTCACCGTCAGCGCCCTCTTCCTTTCACTGCTTTTGACCTTTGAAGACAAGCACAGAAACAGATGTTATTGTCATTGAAGGTCAAGGTTCAACTTGATTGTCCCCATAAAGACATTTGTCTCGTAACATTGTTACACATGTGATGGAAGATTCACAGAGTTGGTATTTCCCTCCGTGACATTAGCTGCAGGAAGGACATGAGACCAAGAGCTCCAAGCCACCGTGACTGTGCATGCTGTCATCTTACAGGCAGGTCCAGGTCCATCACATCCAATTACAACGCTTAACAACAATTACAATAATGGAGtccatttacacatgtgatgGAAATGCCCAAAACTTTTCTatttgtaaaagtaaaaaacaaacaaaagagcaaAAATGTATAAAGGTAAATGTCCCATACTTTTCTCTTACTGTGGGAATAACAAAGGtttcaataaacaaacagaaacctGCTTACATTTGTTTGGGTTGAAATGAGCGATGAGAATAGTGTTAAAAACACGAGTAGCTCTCAGAAGACAAAAGGTTGGAGACTCCTGATCAGGAAGTGCCATTACTTCAACTTTACAAGtgatttaaacttttaaacttttcagtttcttgtttcatgttttaaagaGCATATTTTCTTTAGCTTTAGGGTGAGGACAGTTGGAATGATTGTCCCTAATTACACATGCAGACGCAGATGCAAAATTCTGAATGAGAAAAAGTGAATAAAGGGAACATCATCCAGACACCTCCTGTTTCAGAGAGTTCACTTCCTCTCCCTGTTCCTGGAgcagtctcctcctctctccttgcAGCTCCTCGTCCAACTCTGCCCTCAGACGCTCAATGTCCTGTTTCTTCTGAGCGATCAGTCTGTCCCGCTCTGCTGATCGCTCGTCCTCGAGAGTCACACAGAACTCTTTCAGCATGGCTACACTCTCCAGCCTagacacacagaacacacatacaaatacaataataaGATTAATTAGAAAGTGTCGATCAAGTTTAAAACTTTCTTTGTTCAAAAATTCCAGGTAGAGGAGAAAAGTCTCCAGTCTTGTGATGTGTTTAAAGTTTGAACCACGTCTCTACGTTAAactatgacgacactgtgaggctccaaagtgggcttggtttttctccttctgtcgaccgtttcccattcatgtgtatgtggaaattattcgCAGTTTTGATATaatgtgtgatggttttctcaaaaatgataataattatataatcaAGAAGAATAAAACGCGTAGAATAACAAGAGATGCTCGCACTGCAAAGCATTCTTAGTCAGAACTAGTTTCCTTTTCCTTCCCAGTGTGTGAACCTCTCCCTCCACAGCACCAAAGATCATACAGAGACATTTATTAGGTTACCTAGTGGCTGGAGTGGtgcacatatataaataaaagatgaacaATTAGAAACTCAGAGTACAGGTTCTCTGAGTTCTCTGGAGAACCATGTTGTATACGTGTATGTTTATCCATGCATTCATGTATGACCTCGTGTATGACCAGTGTTTCCAGTGAAGGCGTGTGTTGATGCTGACGATGGCGACGTGCAGCTCATGCATCACAACAGCTGAATGACGTATTCTGACCTGAGCTTGTGCTTCTGCTTCTGCGTCTCCTCCTGGACAGACTCTCTGAGTTTTTCCAGTGTCCTCTCAGACTCCTCAGTGACACgcgcctcctcctctctcctcttacAGAGCAGACGCTCCCTCAGAGCCCTTGAGGACACACATATTAATATTACTAGTAATAACATGAAGGTGTAGTGAGAAGAACCCAAAGTGAAGCAACAACACAAGTTAAAACGATGACTTTATCGTGAATTTGAATTTGTGTGGCTTGAAGTAGAAGAAGTGGTAAATAAGTGTccttgataatgtaataatctcTGTTCAGATGATGTTATAAATGATTAACGGCAGGTTACTTACTTTTgcagaacctgataatgtaataatgtgacAATGTTGTAATAACACTGATGAAGTGGTGATGTTGTGTAGGAAACACACTGTTGTATTTGCATGTCATTACTAAAAGTTCATGTTTATCACAGACTGTCTGACACAAATGTCTCCTGATGACGTATTAAAAGCATCTCTACGACACAGCACGGCTCAACTATTTTCACTGCGCTCAGATAAGACGATAAATGCTGCAAAATCATCACCTGTGGGCCTGTTTGAAAGACTATTGTTCTGCCTATTGCTATTATTGTaattgttagtattattattattattattactacgaTTGGCTTTAACCATCATCTTCTGTTGCTATTAGATTCAGAAAGGTTTAGAAAGGcgccacagagagagaaaggagataTGATTATTCTTTCCACTAAGATTCCTCTATGACTTCCACTAAGTCTGAGCTTTGAGTATCACAGCTAGTTTAGATTAAACTAACCATACCTTGCTGTTAAGGTTAGTTCAACCAGGTCTCGACCGACCTGGTGAGATTAACCTCGGCCTATGTTGCCTCCTCATCACTGCTTGCAGCTATTCTAACTTTTGGGAATGGATCTTTGTTGTGTATACACTTTGAGACACTCTGATAATCTAATAACATCCACTAATGACAgagattattacattattgaGAAGTTATtacagtttgagtttttttatgGTATTATTACGATTGGATGACGAAGACTTATATACTCCCCATGCCTACCTCAGTATTTTCTCACTTTCTTCTTTcagtttcctctcctcctcctgctcctcctcctccgctctcTTCAGCTTCTCCTCGAGGAGATGCGTTGtcatctccttctccctcttttccttctcgtcctccttttctctcaggctcctctcctctctctcggTCTTCGTCCTCGCTTCCTTTTTCACACTGTCCTTTTCTTTGGGGATTCTCCAGCTGTGCTTGTCTGGGTTTTGTGAGGCGAgttcagcagcttcaggttCAGTGATGACACTGCAGACCCGTCGCCCTCTGCCAGTTTTAGGCCTCTGGAACTCCAGAGAGCTTCTGGGCTGGAGCTCGACACTTTGCTCCGAGGGAGAGGGGCAAGAGGAGGGGCAAGAGGAGGGCGGAGGGCTGGACCTGTGCCTGTCAACTTTGGGGAGGTGACCTTTTTCTTCAGCATGCACATAcctgagggggagagggggagagagagggagagagagagagagagagagagagagagagaaagagagagagaaagagggagagatgtAATTGAAGATTGCACTCGTTATTCTATATTTAAAAGTATCAACCATTATATTGCTATATCTTACTGTCTGAGATGATAAATGCACTTTAACACATACGTtgataatatttttgaaaatatttattattatcatctgaaaacaaatgagacctttttgtctgtttttgtcactaaaaatccaaacaaaatTGAACAGATCTTAAAGGAAAGATGATATCATGTCATCTATATAGTTTGAAATGTGAAATCTTCTCGGCCGACAAAAGGAAGACAGTTTCTTTCGCCTCGTGTGGACGAACGACAACAAGTCCCCAGAATGCAGCGCACttgttgttgtgtagttgtgcAAACGCACAAATCCCAGCGAATGTtgaatattgtaataataagtCATTATCAAACTTGACTCTTTAGGCCACAGAGATCAACGGGAACCACTGGCTTTCAGAAGGGACATGACTGAGATTATTAAGTGTAATAAAaccttttcaaataaaacaacaacaacaacaaacctgcTGCCAGTCTTTGttttcacctcctcctcagACTCCTCTGGCTCAGCAGCAGACAGGTTGTTGACGTCCAGAAAATGTTCTGACACCTGAAACAAAACCAGAGTCATTACAATACCATCAACATGAAGTATTAATACATCAGCATGAAGTATTAATACCATCAACATGAAGTATTAATACATTAATCATTTACTCAATCATTGaatgtatgaatatatatatatatatatatatacatatacatatatgtgtatatatatacatacacatatatacatacatatatacatacacacacatatatacatacatacatacacacacacacacatatatacatacatacatatatacatacacacacatacatacacacacacacacacacacatacatacatacatacatacacacacacacatatacatacacaccgacacacacatatatacatacatacatacacacacatacatacatacacatatatacatacatacatacacacacatatatacatacacacacacacacatatatacatacatatatatacacacacacacacacacatacatatacatacacacacacacacacatatacatacatacacacacacacacacacatatatacatacatacacacacatacatacatacatacatacatacatacatacacacacatatatacatacatacacacacacacacacacacatatatacatacatacataactatacatacatatatatacatacacacacacacacatacatatatatataccttaACATCAAAGGAGGCTGAAGTCTGGATGTGTTTACTGGTGTCAGACTCCTGCAgtaacaaagacacagagagatgaaCATAACAATGTAACAACCctaaatgaacacacaaagcaatataaatatatatacaccaaATTATTATGCAAGTGATATTTTTCTCCAATTTTTCTAAATAGTCGATGCAAATGACGATCAGCATTATTTTCAAGTCATTAACCGTTTGATTATAATTTGAATGTTATTGAACAAACCTTCCAATGAttagagtaaaaataaaaacttaaatttcAGTGATCCAAAGAGCCCTGAGACACAACACCAGACATGAGTTTAATTGAAAAAcgtcatgtaatgtaatctttGCGACACTTAAATACAATTTGCATAATCATTTGGAACACAGTGTATTTCCAAAGCACAAACAGCCAAGTTGGTGAGCAGGTCGTCACAACACCATTTAAAAAGCACACTTGTGTACATGATCATAGTCCAATCCAGTCCTGAGGAGCTTAAATCAATGACACTGTGACCAATCtatatgtgtgagtgagggAATCACTGAGGAGAACAAAGCCCCTGAGGCAGTGGAGTTGGATCATATATAGACCAATGTGTGCTCACAGACGTCAAAGCAGAACCAGACTGAGCACACAAGGCAACACCAAATCCTACCTCTTCAGCTTGgcatttttctgtcatattctTCCTCTGAATTTTGCTCTTGTCGTCACATCGTTTGAGGTCCCTCAACATTATCTTCTGGCCCAGCTTTGCTCGTCGGTCTTGAGCTGCTTCCATCTTAAAAACCTGATTGacttccttctccctctccagaGCTGCTGGAAGCTTTTGTGATTCCGACCCTTCGCCCTCGGCTtcacctccttcacctccttcacctccttcacTCAGCACACATCTCTCTGAAACATCTTTTTCACTCTCTGTCAGATTCCTCTGGCTTAAAGAACATCTCTCCAACACTTCCTCGCTCTctccatcatcctcctcctcctcctctttgtccaTTTCCTTCTCTTGCTCTCCTATGCTACTCACCTCTCCCTTTTCTTCCTCACTTTCTTCATCATGCATACTTCCACTGAGCTCATCTATGGTCTTGTCATCTTTATCACTTTTAAAGCACTTTTCCACGTCTGTATTACCATCTTGCTCATGTTCTAGCCCTCCTTGCatcccctccttctcctcctctacaCGTTCCACAGCCTTGACACActctttgtatttgtgtctttcaAAGCATCTTTCTACTTTGTCATGGCTGTCATCCTCTTCCTGCTTCTCACTGGGTTTGTTTTCCGTCACTCTATCGTCCCATTCTTCCTTCTCTTCGTTCTCACCTTCACAGCATTCTTTCTCTACCTCTTCGACCcatacctcctcctcctcctcatcgtcgTTCTCCCTCTCAATAGTTGCTTTACTCCTTTCTTGCCCTTCTTCTGGCTCATCTACCTCCTTTCTGCCGCTCCtatttccttcctctccttcctcaccTTTATCTCCCTCCTCTACTACCCCTTCTTCAAAACTGCCACCTTCGCCTTTAACACCTCCATCCTCCACTTCACTGAAGTCCTCGGCTACATCTCGCTTTGAATGTTCAGCAGAGTGTTCTGGGTAAGGTCTGAGGAGACGTGGGGACAGATGAAGGTGATGGCCCCTCAAAGAATCCTTGTTGGAGAGGAATGGGAGAAGCAAAGGGATGCATGCAGAGACACAAGGGacagaggatggaggaggacaggtgaggaaAGGAGACATTTTGTCAccacaaaaaaagagtgaggCATACAAACCTAACAACACACAAGACAGATTGGTATTTTagacaaaagaaagaacagaAACATTGTTCTTGAAAGTACTTTCCTTGTTAAATGATTTaccctcaaaaaaaaacacaagatgaaGGAAACTGTTCATCTGCATTCACTAGTTCTGCTGAATCAATGGGACACGAACACATAAAGCAGAGAGAGGTGGAAAGGAATCATCGAGTTGGTGGAGGCAACAACTTCAGTTTGAGAAGACAAAGCAATGACTGACAGAAGGACGATGAGCACATTTGGACCTGGAGTTGATATCCGTCCTAAATGATTAGATCAGTGTTTCCTAACCCTGGTCCTCATGTCTTAGATGTTGCCCCGCCccatcacacctgattcaaatggtcagctcgtcatcaaactctgcagaagcctgatatataaataaatatatatatatatatatatatatatatatatatatataaatatacatatatataaatatatatatatacacataaatatacatatatatatatatatatatatatacatatatatttaaataaactgtttaaaatcatttaaaatgtaataattattatttttgggtCTCATAGGAAAACAACTTCTTTTTGCAGCTATCTAGGATGACAGGATGACAGGATGACAGGATGACAGAGATCTTCTGAATGTAAACATATAAAGCGTTGTGTTTTCACCTGTTGGGACAGTGGTTCAGGGCTGTGGTCTCCGGACAGAGCCAAGTCCTGCAGCTCTGGCTCCGTCCTTTCCTCCTGTGCAGCTTTGCCACTGGCTTCACTGTCCTAtggtgcgcgcacacacacacacacacacagacacacacatcactttTATTCTAATGAGATTCTGCAGCACCTGTTTGTCTTTATAAGTTTATTTCAGAATAATGTGGTAAAAGGATCAAGTGTTTCTACCTCATACTGAAGACCTCCTCCAAGTGCATTCTGGTCCAGGAGCAGGTTCTTCAGGAGCCTGCTGGGATCCTGAGGACCTGACTGAAAATAATGAGATGACAGGAGTTGAAAACATGGAGGCAGGTCTAACCAGTGATTTGCTTTGTCTTGGGGCTGCACTCTACCTCCTTTTCTGAGCTTacgtcatcgtcgtcatcatcatcatcaaaaccTGGCAGAGTAAGGGACCCAAGCTTCTGCCTGCTGCCTAAAACACTAGATGCACCGCTCTTTCTGAAatcctgcaaaaacaaaataaacacatcattCCACATGTACATCAAACGGCCCTTCATATAGCAGTGGGCTCTTACCCCTAAGGTTGATTTGAGGGGCTCGAGTCCTCCAGAGCTGCTGAGGGACCCACGGAGAGCAGGGGCATTTCCAGAGAGTGGACCAGGGCTTTGCAGAGGAGCCAGGCTGACCAGTGGGGATGGAAAGACTGAAGTCAGTCCCTAAAGGAAGTGATGACAATTTCCACTTGGTAAAATGATATTCTGTGAACTGAAACATCTGAGGGTAGAAAAGACTAACAAACATCGTGTATCCTGGTCAGAGCAGGTGACAGCTGAGCgtcgttgttttgtttttgttccctcATCACAAGCTTCTTATTGACACTGTCACTCGTCACATGGTACGTGAGCGGTTATGTGATATACACTCGCCACTTCTTACGTTCTcttttccacttcctgtttacacaaaTATCTCATTTAAGCCAATCACATGTATGCAGGGGACAGATGACCTGCTCAAGAGCATCAGGGTAGCACAGAAAAGGGATTGACCTGAACTTTAGGACTCTTGGTCTGGGCTGCAGCTcaagattattattaataattataataataataataataataataataataataataataataataataataatagattacGACATCAGACAACAATGCCTGAAAGTGTGATGTCATGATGTcaagcagagaggaggaagtgatTCCACCTGCTTTTTATTAGCGTGAAGGAAATCAAATACATTTCATTACTGTTGAGTTGACAGATGAAGCAGATATTTATCCACCATGTGTATCAGGTTTTAGATGAcatcatagcac encodes:
- the LOC131462809 gene encoding centrosomal protein of 164 kDa-like, with protein sequence MSAAALIGDQLILEEDYDENYAPSEQEIQEYAREIGIDPDREPELLWLAREGIVAPLPPEWKPCQDVTGEIYYFNFSSGQSTWDHPCDEHYRRLVVQEREHVQLTATAGGAWVKKDKKKKKKKTEKKENKEKKRKPSVNAPGGLTSVFPSPLVSLAPLQSPGPLSGNAPALRGSLSSSGGLEPLKSTLGDFRKSGASSVLGSRQKLGSLTLPGFDDDDDDDDVSSEKESGPQDPSRLLKNLLLDQNALGGGLQYEDSEASGKAAQEERTEPELQDLALSGDHSPEPLSQQDSLRGHHLHLSPRLLRPYPEHSAEHSKRDVAEDFSEVEDGGVKGEGGSFEEGVVEEGDKGEEGEEGNRSGRKEVDEPEEGQERSKATIERENDDEEEEEVWVEEVEKECCEGENEEKEEWDDRVTENKPSEKQEEDDSHDKVERCFERHKYKECVKAVERVEEEKEGMQGGLEHEQDGNTDVEKCFKSDKDDKTIDELSGSMHDEESEEEKGEVSSIGEQEKEMDKEEEEEDDGESEEVLERCSLSQRNLTESEKDVSERCVLSEGGEGGEGGEAEGEGSESQKLPAALEREKEVNQVFKMEAAQDRRAKLGQKIMLRDLKRCDDKSKIQRKNMTEKCQAEEESDTSKHIQTSASFDVKVSEHFLDVNNLSAAEPEESEEEVKTKTGSRYVHAEEKGHLPKVDRHRSSPPPSSCPSSCPSPSEQSVELQPRSSLEFQRPKTGRGRRVCSVITEPEAAELASQNPDKHSWRIPKEKDSVKKEARTKTEREERSLREKEDEKEKREKEMTTHLLEEKLKRAEEEEQEEERKLKEESEKILRALRERLLCKRREEEARVTEESERTLEKLRESVQEETQKQKHKLRLESVAMLKEFCVTLEDERSAERDRLIAQKKQDIERLRAELDEELQGERRRLLQEQGEEVNSLKQEVKSSERKRALTVSPRPEQHLADYHRDLADLLQGVREEVQRDHERKLEELRKEHLREINNIRENYLNKESELQALADQLELRAEELKSLEAMLQNKVADLNKRKKMFGEKEEEAVPRLIQERDQLREELERTRTEKHHAQESAQRAREERSKAKEVEERLREERNKARDESRRAKDEQEKLQREVHLLQEKHHSLSCRLSELEHEEGSVSLTREPQSDKVRGDKPAAPGPSTDKRGGLADPPVPSGPDSQSMDDSSSGASIHKTKVFKERKSNQLLETQTSSSQDLNHEGSVTEEILHFLQEARNVSELERIVQKGNTLLRRTEEHLQQLDISIAEEPLSEDLSPLRKVTFDVLDSDLSSSADPHIKTKGHSAVPAKVQQLAESLQQISGQLNTVLSALGSISQRQQSSTPRTAFSLHQPDSASSSKPVLPHMPTVCHHSISAPPFRKLSEHSGKWVPQESLYSASEDLVNRRWSQMFPGAAMNPVTSSTTISTSAYSSYTPYSEHRPGLQLVTQSVEVDGERLQREIDSKKRWLQRRMKDTSIPLLTRCHPPSSKSGLVQLGLDDNNQIRVYHY